In Candidatus Tanganyikabacteria bacterium, the sequence CGACGTTCGTCGAATTGAGCGCGATCTGCGGCACGGGCGGCGGTGTGGGAGTGGGTTCGGGCGTCGGGGTGGGCGCAGGCGTGGCCGTCGGCTCCGGAGTAGGTTCGGGTGTGGGCGTCGGCTCCGGCGTGGGAGCCGGCGTGGGGCTCGATGTCGAGATGGTGACGGCCCCCGGGGTGATGAGGTTGCCCGACCTTACGGTAATGCCGTTGAAGACGGCGTTCTGGCCTTCCTGCACGAGATCGCCGAGTTGCACGGTGAGGGTGACCGAGCTGACGCCGTTCTCGGTGACGATGACGGTCGCCCGCGACTGATCGTCGAGGCTGATGAGGGTGCCGGCGGCATTGCGGGCCTGGACCGTGATCACGATCGTCCCGGTCGGTAGATTGGCGAAGAGGACCTGATCGTCGACCTCTTCGCCAGCGAGCGTGGCCGTGGCCAGCACGGTCTGCTGGGAATCCCGCACCGTGATCGTCACGGTGGCGACGTCGAGCAGGGTCCAGCCGCCGCCGGGCACGTCCTGCACCCGGAAGCCGCCGAGCCGCGTCCTGACCAGCAGCGAGCCGGTCTTGCCCAATGCCTTCGCGTCGACTACTTTGCTCGACTGGTACGACGCCCGGGGCTGAAACAGGCCCGCGACGGTGCTCTCGCCCCGGTGGCCGCAGGCGCCGACCAGCAGGGTGCCGACGACCGCGATGCCGCAGGCGACGACGGATGATCTCTTCAAGGCAGCCTCCTCCCGCCCGGGTTCGGAGAGGCGAACCGGGCGCAATACCACCGCGCGGGTGCAAGGAAGTTCATGACGTCAGGTCGTCTTAATCTGGATATGAACTTTGCTTATTGACTAGACAGTAGACGCCAGGTCGGTAGGCATGCAAGACATGCGGCAGCCGTTAAGATGAAATACTGCTTAATTAGCCTCTGATCCAGGAGAGACGCGCCTTGGCCGGCCTCGCTGGATGGTGCCCGTCCCCAGTAGTCCTCGCGAGCGCGCGGCGCGCCACCTGGCGACGATCGAGGTGTCGAGGCCCTCCAAGGCGAGAATCTCGCCGACCCCGCCGCGCGGTGCGCGGTCTATTCTGGCGAGCACTTCGACCTTGTAGGCCTCCGGGTACACGCGCCGCCGCCTACGTAGTTCGCCCCGTCCGGGGGGGCACCTAGGGAGTTTTCGCCGCCCGGTTCCATGGCCTTGCTCCCGTTCGATCAGGAAGGTGGGCCGACCCGGTTCGAACGTAGCCGAATGCTGCCGCCAGGCGGAAGTGAAAGCTTTCCCGACTTCGGAGCAAGGCGTCACGACTTTCGGGAGAAATCTCCCGGAGACTTTGGTAAGGAAATCTGTTAACCTGGTGATAATCTCGGTAGGCTGTTTGGTCTGATTTTTTAGATGCGTGCGATTCTCCCCCGCCTCGGCGTGTGCGCCATGCTCGCGCTGGCGACCGGTTGCGGCCGGCCGGATGCGCCGGGTCCGGCCGTGCCGGCGGCAGCGGCCCCGGCGCGCACGGCAGCCGCCCCGGCCTATGCGCTGGAGCTGCCGATGACCGCACCCGCGGTGCGGCCGGCCGGATCGGCGCGCGACCTGCCGCACGATCGCCCGGAAGCATTCCCTGACTCTGCCGCCTCCTTGCCCGCTCCGCGGGCCCCGGGCCTCGACGCCCTCTTCTCCCTGCAAGGCGGCCTGGTGGACGTCCGCGACATGGCGTCGGAGCCCGAGCCCCCGGAGTACGGCGCGCAACTGGTCCCGGTGGACACCAATCTCGAGGCGCAGCACGACGCCGAGTTGTGGGCGCCCGACGCCAAGCAGATGTACGTCGCGGCGGGGTTCTGGAAGACGCCGCTGCTGGGCATGACCAAGCACGTCTTCTACTCGCCGAGCCGCGACCAGAAGTACATCCTGTACTTCAAGCTCTTCAAGGGCATCGTGAAGCGCAAGATCGTGAAGGCCTCGCCGCGGTACAAGGTCGCCTACGACATCCTGCGCGGCGCCCAGGACGCCTGGTCGTACGATCTGCGGCGGGCGCACAAGGTGGCCCGCGACGCCTACTACCGGCCCACCGGCTCCATCACCGTCGGCGTGCTGGTGCATCCCCTGGTGCTCGGCCCGTGCTGGGTATTCCTGGACAACGCCGAGGATCAGCGGCCCGTGATCGCCGTCCGCGCGAGTGACGGCGGCGTCTACCGCCAGGGCGATCTGCCATTCGAGGCGATCAAGATAATCGTCACGCGCTCCGAGGACGAGGACATCTTCGAGCCGGTCAGCCGCGGGGCCGCTTCCGGGCGCTAGGCTCCCTGGGCGGCGGGATCCACGCCTGATCCCGCTCGGCCACGCGCAGCAGGTAGGGAAGGTTGTGGCGCGGCTTGTCGTCTATCTGGCCCGGGACGATGAAGCGGGCCTTGTTGCCCTGATCCACGTAGTACGCTTCCAGCAAGCCTTCCTCGCGGGCGATGCGCGCCGCCTTCGGCGTGGTGCGGGGCGGGGTCTTGAGGACGACAAGCTGGCCGCGCTTGTTGCGGCCCACGATCAGGCGCTCGCGCGGGACCGCCTCGTGGAGCCGCTGCTTGAGGTTGCCGTAGGGATCGCTGTAGCCGGACCGGGGCAATTCGCCCGACGAATCATAGAGAAACCCGAGGCCCCCCACGAAGACGCGGTACTTCCGCTCGTAGCCGCGCTTCCAGCCGCCGTAGCCGAAGTCCACCCGGCGCTTGCGCGTGATCGCCAGGTAGTACCGGCGGTCGGCGAACGGCCGGCTGGCCTCGCTGGCCGGCGTCAGGTCCCCGTAGAAGTACAGGTCGCCGATGGCCCTGGCGTCGTAATCGTTTTGGCCCTTGCGCTCCTCGAAGAACGGCCCCGTGAAGTACAGGAGCGCGTGGTTGTCGTGGAAGGCGCTGGTCTCCTGATCCCAGCCGCGCGCGAGATCCAGCCGCACCGATCGCGGGTTGATCTGGGCGACCAGCACGCCGCCGTCCTCGATCACCCGGATCCCCGGCTCGTCGTTCTTGAGCCCCAGCACGTCGGGGGCTTCGGGCACCAGACGCGTCCAGATCGAACCCGCGCCGGCCCCCGACAGGAAGCCCACCGCCGATCCCATCACCAGGAACACCAGGCCGCCAAGAAAGGCCAGGAACGGCGATCTCCGCCGCCGGCGCCGCGTGGCGGGCGGCGCGACGGGCCCTCGAGACGTGATCATCCGCGCCACTCCCACTATACTTAGAAATTACCGAGAGCAGGAGATTGGCAACTTGAGATACGAGGCGCTCACGCCCGAGCGAAAGCGGCAGATCCACGACCTGATGGTCAAGGCGCGGACTACCGAGGAAACCGCCATCTTGATGAACAAGAGCGGCGAGGGCTTCTTCTGGATCGGCGGGCCCGGCGAAGAGGCGTTCGCCGTGCCTTTGGGGCTGCAGGTCAAGAAGGGCCAGGGGCCCGACCACGACTACCTTCACCTGCACTACCGAGGCGGCCCGATCGCCATGGCGATGGGCGTCGATCCCCTCGATCACCTGCGGCAGATGGGCGCCAAGGCCACCGACCCGTTCTCGGGCGGCCGGCAGTTCGTCGAGCACTACGCGATTCCCGAGTGGAACATCGTGCCGGTCACGCCGACCATCGAGACGCAGTACACGATGGTCATCGGCACCGCGCACGTGCAGAGGCGCCACGGCGGCGACGGCATCTCCATCGTCACGGGCGGCGACGCCGGCGCGGCCGAAGGCGACATCCACGTCTGCCTGAACTGGAGTTCCCGCCCCGGCCAGGAGCTGCCCGTCTTGATCATCGTCACCCACAACCGGTGGGGCATCTCGACGCCGTGCACCCAGGTCCAGTCCACCCGCAACCTCAACGAGTGGGCCACGCCTTTCGGCATCCGCAACTCGGTGGTGGACGGCAACGACGTCGCGGCTTCGTGGGATGCCCTGGCCGACGCCATGGCGTACATCCGGGCCGAGCGCAAGCCATACATGCTCCAGGCCGACGTGAGCCGCCTGTACGGCCATTCCTCGGCGTCCGGCGCCAATCGCGTGGACGAGCCCGACTGCATCCCGCTTTACGAGGAGCGGCTCATCTCGGAAGGCCTGATGACCCGCGCGGAATGCGATGCGGTCTGGGAGCGCTGGCGCGCGTACTGCAAGGAAGCGCTGGAGCAGGTGAGGTCGGAGCCGGCTCCCGACCCTGCCGACATCTGGACCCACATCTTCGCCGAGCCGGCGGGAGTCTAGCCGATGGCGACGCTTGCACAGGGAATCCGCCTCGCCCTTCACTACGCCGAGGAGAACCTCGGCCTGACGGATGTCTTCGGCGAGGACGTCGGTCCGCCGCTGGGTGGCGTCTTCACGGCCACGCAGGGCATCAAGTGCGCCTGGAACTCGCCGCTCGACGAGCGCGGGATCATCGGCATGGCAATGGGCATCGCCTTCGCCGGCGGCCGCCCGGTGGCCGAGATCCAGTTCGCCGACTACATCTTCAACACCATCGACCTGCTCAAGCTGGCTGGCAACATGCGCTGGAGCAGCCACGGGCGGTGGGGCGTGCCCCTCACGGTGATGACGCCGGTGGGGTCCGGCATTCACGGCTCGATCTACCATTCCCACTCGTTCGAGAGCATCGCCTCGCACATCCCCGGCTGGAAGATCGTGTCCCCGTCCAACGCGGTCGACGCCTACGGCCTGCTGCTGTCGGCAATCAACGATCCCGACCCGGTGATGTACCTCGAGCCCAAGGCGCTCATGCGGGCGCGCAGCGAGGAACTCATCCCGGGCGAACCCGCCGATGCGCGCGAACTCGACCGGCGCATCAACGCGCCCCTGGGCGATCGGTCGCGGTGGGTGCCCGACTGGCCGGACGTCCAGCCCCACTTCGTGCCCATCGGCGAGGCCAGGCTGGCCAGGGAGGGCCACCATGCCACGGTCGTCTCCTACTCCCGCATGCTGCCGCTGTGCGTGCAAGCGGCCGATCAGCTGGCGCACGAGGGCTTCGAATTCGACGTCATCGACCTGCGCACGCTCTACCCGGTGGACATGCCGGCGCTGCGGCGTTCCCTCGCGAAGACGCGCCGCCTGCTGGTGGTCAACGAGGACACCGAGGTCACCAACTACGGCGAGCACCTGCTGCGGCGGCTCACCGAGGAGTTCTTCTACGAACTCGAGGTGGCACCCAGGCTGCTGGCCGGCAAGGACGTCCCGGGCATAGGCATCGCCTGGTCGCTCGAAGCGGCCAGCGTTCCCCAGGCCGGTGACGTGCTCGAAGCGATGCGCGACATCGCGACCGCCCCGGGCCGGGTCGGCGCCGGCGAGTGGCCGCTCCTGCCGCAAAGCTTCTTTAGAAGCCGGTAGCGCCCGGGCCTGGAAGTCGGGAAGAAATTCCCGCGATTCGGGAGCTTTTTCACTTCCGGGATTGCTCGTTCTTGATCATGCTGGATCGCGGTGGAGTGGGGGCCACGATCGGCCCGGTCTCGCGAGGCAAAGATCCCATGTATCCGGAACTCGGGGGAAAGCCGCCCGGCGGCGACCAGGAACACGCGCGCGCCGATGGTTCGACCGAGTGGCCCGAGCGGCTCCTGCGCGTCGGCCAGGAGATCGAGATCGTCCCGGCCGGCGAAACCGATTACCGCTTCAGCACCACCATCCTCCACGTGACGGACTCCCGGCATTTTCTCTGCGAGCCGCCCGATCCGACCAGCGCGAGCCCGTTGCGCGAGCAGGCGCGCGCCCGCGTGCTGGTCGGCTTCCTGCGCGACGGC encodes:
- a CDS encoding thiamine pyrophosphate-dependent dehydrogenase E1 component subunit alpha, with product MHDLMVKARTTEETAILMNKSGEGFFWIGGPGEEAFAVPLGLQVKKGQGPDHDYLHLHYRGGPIAMAMGVDPLDHLRQMGAKATDPFSGGRQFVEHYAIPEWNIVPVTPTIETQYTMVIGTAHVQRRHGGDGISIVTGGDAGAAEGDIHVCLNWSSRPGQELPVLIIVTHNRWGISTPCTQVQSTRNLNEWATPFGIRNSVVDGNDVAASWDALADAMAYIRAERKPYMLQADVSRLYGHSSASGANRVDEPDCIPLYEERLISEGLMTRAECDAVWERWRAYCKEALEQVRSEPAPDPADIWTHIFAEPAGV
- a CDS encoding alpha-ketoacid dehydrogenase subunit beta, whose protein sequence is MATLAQGIRLALHYAEENLGLTDVFGEDVGPPLGGVFTATQGIKCAWNSPLDERGIIGMAMGIAFAGGRPVAEIQFADYIFNTIDLLKLAGNMRWSSHGRWGVPLTVMTPVGSGIHGSIYHSHSFESIASHIPGWKIVSPSNAVDAYGLLLSAINDPDPVMYLEPKALMRARSEELIPGEPADARELDRRINAPLGDRSRWVPDWPDVQPHFVPIGEARLAREGHHATVVSYSRMLPLCVQAADQLAHEGFEFDVIDLRTLYPVDMPALRRSLAKTRRLLVVNEDTEVTNYGEHLLRRLTEEFFYELEVAPRLLAGKDVPGIGIAWSLEAASVPQAGDVLEAMRDIATAPGRVGAGEWPLLPQSFFRSR